A region from the Musa acuminata AAA Group cultivar baxijiao chromosome BXJ1-10, Cavendish_Baxijiao_AAA, whole genome shotgun sequence genome encodes:
- the LOC135595435 gene encoding serine/threonine-protein kinase Nek2-like has protein sequence MEQYEVLEQIGKGAFGSALLVRHKVENKRYVLKKIRLARQTDRTRRSAHQEMELISKVRNPFIVEYKDSWVEKGCYVCIVIGYCEGGDMAEVIKKANGHLFPEEKLCKWLVQLLMALDYLHKNHILHRDVKCSNIFLTRDQSIRLGDFGLAKILNSDDLACSVVGTPCYMCPELLADIPYGSKSDIWSLGCCIYEMTALKPAFKAFDMQALINKINKSIVAPLPSSYSGAFRGLIRSMLRKSPEHRPSAAELLKHPHLQPYVLQVNLKSSPTRNMLPIHQVTSNHIRKIRFQDDEDNFMYRNREKRNSLGNERILNLNKTVEQDSLSSTQTIKDFPIYLNQRIKHLSLGSSQVGESVIDKGIHEKRSSTLKTPRYAPKTFTTPMMQVESSKALHPGPKSEPLASRTLADRTGQTTRRASLPLLTSETRPKCNLNILHRVESPDVSVNSPRIDRIAEFPLASSEDPLFSFHKLSSAHGSFSATPNSGDRSITKDKCTIQIFRTEGDNGSDSSDRNPTAADASSRGSSESRQRRFDTSSYQQRAEALEGLLEFSAQLLQQERYEELGVLLKPFGPEKVSPRETAIWLTKSFKETIP, from the exons ATGGAGCAGTATGAGGTTTTGGAGCAGATAGGGAAGGGCGCTTTTGGGTCTGCTCTACTGGTGCGGCACAAAGTTGAGAACAAAAG GTATGTCTTAAAAAAGATCCGTCTAGCTCGCCAGACTGACCGGACCCGTCGGTCTGCCCACCAGGAG ATGGAGCTTATTTCTAaagtaagaaatccatttattgtGGAATACAAAGATTCCTGGGTTGAAAAG GGCTGCTATGTGTGCATTGTAATAGGTTATTGTGAGGGAGGTGATAT GGCTGAAGTTATAAAGAAGGCCAATGGGCATCTTTTTCCTGAGGAG AAGCTTTGCAAGTGGCTAGTCCAGCTCCTTATGGCACTTGATTACTTACATAAGAATCATATTCTTCACCGTGATGTTAAG TGTTCAAACATATTTCTTACAAGAGATCAAAGCATACGTCTTG GTGACTTTGGGCTTGCTAAAATTTTAAACTCAGATGATCTGGCATGTTCT GTTGTTGGAACTCCTTGTTATATGTGCCCAGAACTTCTTGCGGACATACCTTATGGTTCTAAGTCTGATATCTGGTCTCTAG GCTGCTGTATCTACGAGATGACTGCTTTAAAGCctgcattcaaagctttt GATATGCAGGCTTTGATAAACAAAATTAACAAGTCCATAGTGGCTCCTTTACCAAGTTCATACTCTGGTGCATT TAGGGGACTTATTAGAAGCATGCTAAGAAAAAGCCCGGAACATAGGCCAAGT GCTGCAGAACTACTCAAGCATCCACATCTTCAACCTTATGTGCTCCAAGTCAATCTAAAGTCTAGCCCTACACGGAATATGCTTCCTATCCACCAAGTtacaagcaatcacatcagaaaaATTAGATTTCAAGATGATGAAGACAATTTCATGTACAGGAACAGGGAGAAAAGAAATTCTTTAGGCAATGAGAGGATCTTGAATCTGAACAAGACTGTGGAGCAGGACTCCCTAAGTTCAACTCAGACTATTAAAGATTTCCCCATTTATCTGAACCAAAGAATAAAGCATCTTTCACTTGGTAGCAGTCAAGTTGGGGAGAGTGTTATTGACAAAGGAATCCATGAGAAGCGCTCAAGTACCCTGAAGACCCCAAGATATGCTCCTAAAACCTTCACAACTCCGATGATGCAAGTAGAGTCCTCAAAGGCATTGCACCCTGGACCAAAGAGTGAACCG CTTGCATCACGAACTCTAGCAGATAGAACTGGTCAGACCACTCGAAGAGCATCTCTTCCTTTGCTTACATCTGAAACCCGTCCTAAATGCAATCTCAACATTCTCCATCGAGTGGAATCCCCTGATGTGTCAGTCAACTCCCCTCGAATAGACAGAATTGCAGAGTTCCCATTAGCCTCATCTGAAGATCCCCTTTTCTCTTTCCATAAGCTCTCTTCAGCTCATGGCTCTTTCTCAGCCACTCCGAACTCTGGAGACCGTTCCATCACCAAAGACAAATGTACCATCCAAATCTTCCGAACTGAAGGTGACAATGGGAGTGATTCTTCTGATCGAAATCCTACAGCTGCAGATGCTTCAAGCCGAGGATCATCAGAATCAAGGCAACGGAGGTTTGACACCTCATCTTACCAGCAGCGTGCAGAGGCCTTAGAGGGATTGCTCGAATTCAGTGCTCAGTTGCTGCAACAGGAGAGATATGAAGAGTTAGGGGTCTTATTGAAGCCATTTGGTCCTGAGAAGGTCTCCCCTCGAGAAACTGCTATTTGGTTAACAAAGAGCTTTAAAGAAACTATACCATAA
- the LOC135595437 gene encoding guanine nucleotide-binding protein subunit gamma 1-like, which produces MQANGAEATPVIGRSAPAPSDTRGKHRISAEVKRLEQESRSLEEELQQLEKTEKLSAGLQEFLLKVESIPDPLLPETTGPANTSWDRWFEGPQDTQGCRCWIL; this is translated from the exons ATGCAGGCGAACGGGGCGGAAGCGACCCCCGTAATCGGTCGAAGCGCCCCTGCGCCGTCGGACACCAGAGGGAAGCACCGGATCTCGGCGGAGGTCAAGCGATTGGAGCAAGAATCTCGATCCCTGGAA GAAGAGCTCCAACAGCTTGAGAAAACGGAGAAACTGTCTGCTGGATTGCAAGA ATTTCTGCTCAAAGTAGAGAGCATTCCAGACCCTCTACTCCCAGA AACAACAGGACCTGCAAACACATCTTGGGATCGCTGGTTCGAGGGACCTCAAGATACGCAAGGTTGCAGATGCTGGATACTCTGA